In Oreochromis aureus strain Israel breed Guangdong linkage group 22, ZZ_aureus, whole genome shotgun sequence, the genomic window TTAACATTTCCCAGAGTTGTCCAGTAGGCTGGATCTCTATGGCACATTTGTCTTGACCGGGCCGATTCTGGTCTCCGGGCTTCATGTTTGACACACCTGGTCTAGAGGATACACTTTCGCGGCGGGCTCCCTCACCACTTCAGCTGTACTTTCCCAGTCATCTGGTAACTCTTCCCTACCACCCAGGGCCTGTCTCAACTCAGCTCTGTGCAACATTCTTCCTTTCTTTAACTTAAACCATTTAATCCGCAGAACAAGGAAAGTAAAGAGGTAATTACGGGGTaaggaaagaggaggaagggcagaaaatatcaaaagtaaaagaaatgcAGAAGGACTGTATGTGTATCTTATGCAAACTCCAATGTCATATgtcaaaatttttaaaaagctactGAGCTGTACTGGAGAGATCATGTGATCCGGTGTACATGTGCCACACTGGAATTCCCACCTGTCTGTTCTTGAGAGATGCAAACGGTTGGCAGGGATGAGATCATCTCCTTTTCTGCTGGGGGTGGACCTGTGTTCTCCAACTGTCCTAATAACTGTGTGAGTAGGAAGAGAAATGAGTGGTACGACTACAAATAGGTGAAGAAATGAATGGAGAATTGTGTGCAAACGATTTTATGTGAGTGTttcaataaaagaaaacaatgaagtaACGATGCTAGCACAGCGCTTCATAGACATTAGCTCTGGTGTCACTGACCTCCGTGATGACAGAGTCAAGACCGCTCTGACCCCACGCATAATCTCCAGGGATTGAGTACAACTGAAGGATGCTGGATCTGAGAAAGGAACCAAAAGGGAGAGCAGAACAAGACAAGAGGGCGCGTGAGAGAGGGGGCGGTTGTCACACAACGTTAGATTAATTCAAGAGCAAGTGATGTGAAATCTAAAATTAAAACCGTTTACAGTGCAGCTGGTGCAGCGCCGGGGTTTCCGTTGTTGGCAAACAGGCCAGCCAAGAACTGCTGCACCATCCTTAAATGAGCAGAAACGGACAGCTTTAGAGTGCTTAAACCAGGctttactgtattttcacagCTTCAGATCATACAGTCACTTTACTTTAGTTGGACTTAGTAAAGTCAACAGCTTTAAACATCAACTGATGTATAAAGCTGTTCTCTATAGTACGTATCATCCAGCATACACTTAGTCTGATACTGAACTGTTTTTGACTGCATGCATGTGTAAAGGGAAGGATAATGATTAAaagcatagactgtatataaaggatgaatgtttccagctgtaaaaagttttcagaaaatACTTTTCTGATAAGTTTATGGTCTCATTTGCTAGTTTCATGTCTTACCGAATACAAAGTGATGTTTGTAATCAACCCAATATGACTCAAAATTGAGGACAAAAAGCAAGGTATGCTTTAGGGTGTGCCTTCTGTGTGATTGGTAAGTCACTACTCAGTGAGTGGGGAGTGTCTCGTGGGTTCTCAGTAAGATCCACCCTTTGCTCATGCTGTCCAAGGGGCTGAACAATGAAGTCAGTGTGAAAACACCAAAAACTGCaattcctctaatggccacttgactCCAAAATCAagtcagtccccacagactcCCATATTTGAATTTCAAACTTTACAACACTGAAAAGAATGCTTACAGCCTGACAAAGAAGCTGGTTTTGGCTTCTGTGGATAGTTTTGCCCTTCAAAATAGTATTTTATTAGTATGCAGCACTGAAAGCGACTAAGCTGCTGCTTTTTCACAAGATGTCACCACAGTGGTTAGCTCTGGATGTTTGAGAGATTTGTATCTCCAGtaattgaaccaccaacctttcacTTTCCAAGAAAAAGTGTGAACCATTACACTACACAGTAATTAGTGGAATATATCTGCAGCGTCGGCCGATGAGCACTTCACCCTCTCACCTAGACATGGTCACGTCTGGCTGCACAAAACTGGGATTGGATTCAAAATGCAGAGACCAAAATCACAGCGGTTATATCTGTTTCATTAAGGAGTCTGTGTTTATCGCTGGAAATATCAAATCATTACTGAGGTATCCTTACATGGGAAAACTTCACAAATATAGGAAATTAAAATATTACCGTGAATTGGAAGGTAAAGGTCAGCATATTTTCACAAATTTGAACCTGTAATGAGGCTGTTCACCGATTTAAACATAATCTTTCTGATTATGTGCttgaaaaatagttttaaacTGGTAGTATATGCATGATATTAAAGTTTTGGTCCTGTTATTGACCTTGGTTTTCATTTCTCTTTGGCTGTTGTTTCTGTATCGATAACACAGCACCCTGGTGGCGTTGTTTCTATATACCATGTTCACACACCCTTCAACTGCAGGCCTTTGTTCGAAGGTCCTAGACGGTGTCTCTTGCTCCGGGTTGGAAGGAGACTCTGGTTCTGTGGCCTCAGCAGGGCCCGGTGATGCTGGAAGAAGACGGCTCTGACCAGCAGATCCCTGCTCACCGTCATCAGGGTCGGACTCGGAGGAGGGCGGATGCGACAGCAGAGCAGAGCGCTCCATAAACAGCAGCTGCCATAACTTGGCGAGAGACCAGAGAAGCAATGTGTCAAACAAAGCTTTAGAGAAAGAGGAGTGTTCCTATTAAAATGCCATTTGTTAGGACGTACTTCTGAGAGCAGTGAGTTTGAATCTTCACTGGGAACAGATGCTCTGCTGGTCTGCAGGAGACTAGACAGTAAAGAAAATCTGTCAGTGGTGTTAAATGGAAAATTCATACATGCTTCACTCGTTATCAGTCTTTAACGACGTATATTTAAAATGCCTTCACgtgttcctttttttaaatcagaaagCCATACCTGGAGTCTTCTGTTACTTCCTCAATGAAGCCAGAGTCACATCTGGGGCATACGAAATcctcaaagacagaaaaaaataagcttttttttttataataagcTCATTTACTGTCACTGCCATTTCATTTTATAAGTACAGGCATTAATCTGCTAATCCTCAGGCAAGCCTGTCCGCAACATTTTAGAGCCTGGCTGCAGGGATTGGGCTGAAGTTGAACACAAATTTCTGGCACGCAGCCGACGTCCTGGTTTTTATTCCGGAGGTGATCTGCGCAGGCCAGTCAATTTTCCTCTCACTTCACTGTAGTGTAGACATTGTCAGTCTCAATACAGCCACGAAGATGGGCTTCAATATGCTTTACCATCCAGGATCAGACATAGTGTGGTCATATGTTGTGCATACTCATTGTCTCTATTGTTTAAGATACCACAGCTGCAGCATTGTGATTGACTTTTCAGTGTTTAcaactgaaaacacaactttaaaaGCACAATGCCAAGCAACCACTATAAGAAAGCCACGTGCTGTTTGGCAGGGTTGACCTGGGAGGAACTTTGCAGTCCAATACTAAATTAGAAAGTCTGTTTGAAGTATTTTCAGACTATGTTTAAGAAATGTactttgaaaaaatatatatataaatcccTCTTCCTGAGTGTCAGGAGGTAGATCAGATTGTCTACCATTCTGAAAGTTGTTGGTTTGATTTTCCTTAGTCTGAatgtcaaagtatccttgggcaagatattgaACCCGGATGCATTCATTGGAGTGCAAGTGTGTATGTGAATATTAGGCAAAAAGCGCTTCGAAAAGAGTGCTTGTATGAATATGCGTGTGAATGCAGGAGCCTAGTTTGTAGTAAGAGCTCAAAATGAGCACAACAGGTTATATAAGTACAGCCCATTATATCAATTTTAACAGATATATACAATAAAAGAAAGGATTCAGTATTTACTTTAGAATTTTGTTTGCTGGTATTGCGAACATCCAATCATTTAGACGttgatttaataaataaagtattacTTTAGGGACACCCTCAAACCAAAAGGAATAACAGCAGAAAGTCTGGCGTATTCCTAAAATCCTACAAACGTGCGTTTTCGTTCTGCGTCACACAATACCAGTGCGTAATTACGCCACGGAAAGTGTCAGCTGCGCAACAAATGCGCTCCACTGTGCGCTCTCCGTTTTACCTCCAAGAGAAACTGACTTAAAGTAAACGAAGTTCAACCTTTCAGTCCGCCACATCAAGCTGAATGTGTGTCATTAAACAGCAACGGAGAACTATTTTTTAAATCCTGGTGGTAAATGTGGCGACACCCACACGCCCCTCTGacgtctctcacacacagctgaCGGGAGACAACTAGACACAAAGTGGCCAACAGTGGTGCTTCTAAATATGGCAACGTGAATCGCCACATTTTACTCCCTCACCCGCTCTAATAAGACTTCCGTACACGCTGTGTGCACACGAACGGCCAAAGACTGGCCGCCATAGCCCCATGTGTGCTTTAGGGGTACCAATTATTATAGGTTTTGGAGATAATAGTTACTAATCAATCAGTTACATCGGTTTGAAGAATCAGTTAATATTAATTCCACACCCTCCGGGGAGGAGAAATCATGGGTGATGCTCAGGCCAGCACGTGTGGAACAAAAACACTCTCCAAAGCAACTCACCGGGAGTTTGGGGTTTGTTTCACATTTACAGCAGTGACAGAAAAACCGGACTTGTGGCGTATCCCCAGCCTCCGCCATCTTCACGGTGAAGCGCAGTCCCTGACGTAGCTGTGGCAGCCCATAAAAGTCTCAGACGGCTGTCAGACGGATCAGAGCGGTCCAGGAGGGGGTTGATGTGTCCCAAAACCAAACTAAGACCTTTTTGAGAGGACACAATCTTCACACTGATGTTTTGATAAGCAAAACGTATAAAGGGTTTCTCTAGACTGGTTATGCCAAtaataaaagtgtttaaaaaaaaaaaaaaaatgtcaccggCGGACTCGATCTTCCTCTGGTGGCAGCCGCAAAGATCAAGTTGCAGCCACCCGAGCTTAAATTTAAGCAACAAGTTGTAAGCATGACACCAAGGATGTAGTTTCCTTTCAGTTTGTTGGGTGTCGCCAGAGACGCttctctcttaaaaaaaaaaaaaaaaaaaaaaacccacaatttTTGGTGTAAAACAAAAGT contains:
- the si:ch211-81a5.1 gene encoding E3 ubiquitin-protein ligase RNF115, with the translated sequence MAEAGDTPQVRFFCHCCKCETNPKLPDFVCPRCDSGFIEEVTEDSSLLQTSRASVPSEDSNSLLSELWQLLFMERSALLSHPPSSESDPDDGEQGSAGQSRLLPASPGPAEATEPESPSNPEQETPSRTFEQRPAVEGMVQQFLAGLFANNGNPGAAPAALSSILQLYSIPGDYAWGQSGLDSVITELLGQLENTGPPPAEKEMISSLPTVCISQEQTDCRLECPVCREEYSLGETVRKLPCLHYFHSECIVPWLELHDTCPVCRKSLDGVDNSLPPTSEPAESRSLRTEQQERQAI